One window of the Salvia miltiorrhiza cultivar Shanhuang (shh) chromosome 6, IMPLAD_Smil_shh, whole genome shotgun sequence genome contains the following:
- the LOC130988257 gene encoding transcription factor MYB82-like — protein MEGKEEEEVKKGSLRKGFWKPEEDMILKKYVESHGEGKWSLVSKKTGLMRGGKSCRLRWKNYLRPNIKRGIMSQDEKDLIIRLHKLLGNRWSLIAGRLPGRTDNEVKNYWNTHLNKRPSRAQIHEPPPPPTLIEAAPPIAKIEGGNAGTWIGNGMHPDFEAYTYMPILDNLVYSASFDEIIMHEHDQTIFNFYSLLN, from the exons atggaggggaaagaagaagaagaagtgaagAAGGGAAGTTTGAGAAAGGGTTTCTGGAAACCAGAAGAGGATATGATACTGAAGAAATATGTGGAGAGTCACGGCGAAGGCAAGTGGAGCTTAGTATCGAAGAAAACAGGATTGATGAGAGGCGGCAAGAGCTGCAGGCTGCGATGGAAGAACTACCTCAGACCTAACATCAAACGAGGCATTATGTCTCAAGATGAGAAGGATCTTATTATTCGCCTGCATAAGCTTCTTGGCAACCG TTGGTCGTTGATCGCCGGTAGGCTACCCGGTCGGACCGACAACGAAGTCAAGAACTATTGGAATACCCATTTGAACAAGAGGCCCTCGAGGGCTCAAATTCacgagccgccgccgccgcccaccCTGATAGAAGCGGCGCCGCCCATCGCCAAAATAGAGGGGGGAAATGCAGGTACCTGGATTGGCAATGGCATGCATCCGGATTTCGAGGCCTACACTTACATGCCCATTTTGGACAATTTGGTTTATTCGGCGTCGTTTGATGAAATAATCATGCATGAGCATGACCAAACCATATTTAATTTCTATAGCTTGCTTAATTAG